A genomic window from Oceanobacillus timonensis includes:
- a CDS encoding DUF1292 domain-containing protein — MSLEEKERIIIPDENGDEHLFEVLFTFDVDKTEQSYIAVVPAEQAEEEEVEVYAFRYEEQDNDDFTLYPIDSDEEWEMVEEMLNTLADEEE, encoded by the coding sequence ATGTCATTAGAAGAAAAAGAACGAATTATTATTCCAGATGAAAACGGGGACGAGCATCTTTTTGAAGTGCTATTCACCTTTGACGTGGATAAAACAGAACAATCGTATATAGCTGTCGTACCTGCTGAACAAGCAGAGGAAGAAGAAGTAGAAGTATACGCGTTCCGTTACGAAGAACAGGACAATGACGATTTCACACTTTACCCGATTGATTCCGATGAAGAGTGGGAAATGGTTGAAGAAATGCTAAACACTTTAGCAGACGAAGAAGAGTAA
- a CDS encoding LysR family transcriptional regulator: MELRQLRYFVAVAEREHVSEAALELHVAQSAVSRQISNLESELGVQLFERTGRNVLLTPIGKIFLTHIKSALKGIDYAKKQVDEYLDPERGSIKIGFPTSLASNLLPTVLSAFKESYPNVRFQLRQGSYNFLIEAVRNREIDLAFLGPLPDTQPDIIGKVLFMENFYALIPRNHAKSKEEKISVAHLKEENFVLFPEGYVLHQLVIDACIQSGFTPNIQSQGEDLDAIKGLVAAGMGITLLPESAFNDVNTTYSAKVAIDNPPLKRTVGIIIPKNRNLAPSERVFYHFIQDYFEAWE; this comes from the coding sequence ATGGAACTGCGTCAATTGAGGTATTTTGTTGCTGTAGCAGAAAGAGAACATGTATCGGAAGCTGCCTTGGAACTGCATGTTGCCCAATCAGCAGTCAGTCGGCAGATTTCAAATTTAGAAAGCGAATTAGGAGTGCAACTTTTTGAAAGAACTGGTCGAAATGTGCTTTTAACGCCAATCGGAAAAATATTTTTAACACATATAAAATCAGCTTTAAAAGGAATCGACTATGCAAAGAAGCAGGTGGATGAATACTTGGATCCAGAACGGGGATCGATAAAGATCGGTTTTCCGACAAGTTTAGCAAGTAACCTTTTACCAACGGTTTTATCTGCATTTAAGGAAAGCTATCCAAATGTCCGCTTTCAATTAAGACAGGGCTCCTATAATTTTTTGATTGAGGCCGTGAGAAATCGAGAAATTGACTTAGCGTTTCTCGGCCCTTTACCTGATACGCAACCGGATATCATTGGCAAGGTTCTATTTATGGAAAATTTCTATGCACTTATTCCTAGAAATCACGCTAAATCGAAAGAAGAAAAAATTTCGGTAGCTCATTTAAAAGAGGAAAATTTCGTGTTGTTTCCAGAAGGTTATGTACTTCATCAACTTGTTATCGATGCTTGTATTCAATCCGGATTCACACCAAACATCCAATCACAAGGAGAGGACTTGGATGCCATTAAAGGGCTTGTTGCTGCCGGGATGGGGATTACGTTGCTTCCTGAAAGTGCCTTTAATGATGTAAACACGACTTATAGTGCCAAAGTTGCTATCGATAATCCGCCTCTGAAGCGGACAGTTGGTATTATTATTCCTAAAAACCGTAATCTGGCACCATCCGAACGGGTATTTTATCATTTTATCCAGGATTATTTCGAAGCGTGGGAGTAA
- the mltG gene encoding endolytic transglycosylase MltG — MVSKDDKPNGFQKNLIQRGKDASKVRKIVAIIIVCFILIIVIGGISGYLYIHSALKPVDEANSTPVEVEIPIGSSSSTIAGILEENEIIKDARIFRLYTKFNNVNEFQAGNYTFNTAMSMDEIIESLQHGRIIVDAAHTVTIPEGLTVEEIAEVYSEQFHFSEEDFMEVANDPAFIDELMEKYPDLLTEDILDDDIHVPLEGYLFASTYEFYEEEPSIEAVIDRMVEQTNSIFQQYEGEIAEQDFTPHEAITFASVVEKETAHEEERPQIAGVFQNRLDEGLKLQTDPTVLYAKGEHQAVVTFEDLEVESPYNTYVVDGLPVGPISNFAENSLRAVLSPEESDYLYFLHDEDGNIHFSETFEEHGENREEYID; from the coding sequence ATGGTGTCAAAAGATGACAAGCCGAATGGATTCCAAAAAAATCTTATTCAAAGAGGAAAAGATGCTTCTAAAGTGAGAAAGATTGTCGCAATTATTATTGTATGTTTTATCCTGATTATAGTAATCGGAGGAATCTCTGGTTATTTATATATTCATTCCGCACTGAAACCGGTGGATGAAGCGAATTCCACCCCGGTAGAAGTTGAGATTCCCATTGGATCTTCCAGCTCAACAATCGCCGGTATACTTGAGGAAAATGAAATTATCAAGGATGCTCGTATATTCCGTCTCTATACAAAGTTTAATAATGTGAACGAGTTTCAAGCCGGAAATTATACGTTTAATACGGCTATGAGTATGGATGAAATCATTGAATCATTGCAGCATGGCAGAATTATTGTAGATGCTGCGCATACAGTAACAATTCCGGAAGGGTTAACAGTAGAAGAAATTGCAGAAGTATATAGTGAACAATTTCATTTCTCCGAGGAAGATTTCATGGAGGTAGCCAATGACCCTGCATTTATTGATGAATTGATGGAGAAGTACCCTGATTTGTTAACGGAAGACATCCTGGATGATGATATCCATGTTCCTTTAGAAGGTTATCTGTTTGCTTCTACTTATGAATTTTATGAAGAGGAACCATCTATTGAAGCGGTCATCGATCGCATGGTTGAACAAACCAATTCTATTTTCCAGCAGTATGAAGGGGAGATAGCGGAGCAAGATTTCACCCCGCACGAAGCAATCACATTTGCATCGGTAGTGGAGAAGGAAACGGCCCATGAAGAAGAAAGGCCACAAATTGCAGGTGTGTTCCAAAACCGTTTAGACGAAGGGTTGAAGCTGCAGACGGATCCGACAGTGTTGTACGCAAAAGGAGAACATCAAGCAGTTGTTACTTTTGAAGATTTAGAAGTAGAATCGCCGTATAATACGTATGTCGTGGACGGATTGCCGGTAGGCCCTATATCCAACTTCGCGGAAAATTCATTGCGAGCTGTATTGTCTCCGGAAGAATCAGACTATCTTTATTTCTTACATGATGAGGATGGAAATATTCACTTTTCAGAAACCTTTGAAGAACATGGTGAAAATCGGGAAGAGTATATAGATTAA
- the mtnN gene encoding 5'-methylthioadenosine/S-adenosylhomocysteine nucleosidase, giving the protein MTIGIIGAMDEEIELLKQKMTDVQEIEVANTSFYQGYLEGKEVVLLLSGIGKVNAAMSTTILHERFKPDKIINTGSAGGFAENLEVGDVVISTEVLHHDVDATAFDYVYGQVPGMPAVYTASPDLIELADKVVLESDIQAETGIIATGDSFMQRKDQTAVVQKRFPEMLALEMEAAAIAQVCYQYKTPFVIIRALSDIAGKESSVSFDVFLEKAAKNAADVIIKMVQKL; this is encoded by the coding sequence ATGACAATCGGAATTATTGGAGCAATGGATGAAGAAATTGAATTGCTGAAACAAAAAATGACAGATGTACAAGAAATCGAAGTTGCAAATACTTCCTTTTATCAAGGATACTTGGAGGGAAAAGAAGTTGTCCTTCTGCTATCCGGTATTGGAAAAGTAAATGCAGCAATGTCTACAACGATACTACATGAACGTTTTAAACCTGATAAAATTATTAATACAGGCTCTGCGGGAGGATTTGCTGAAAATTTGGAAGTAGGCGACGTCGTCATTTCCACAGAGGTATTGCACCATGATGTAGATGCGACAGCATTTGATTATGTGTATGGACAAGTTCCAGGAATGCCTGCTGTCTATACCGCCTCTCCGGATTTGATAGAGTTGGCAGATAAGGTTGTTTTGGAATCAGACATCCAGGCAGAAACAGGAATTATTGCTACCGGTGATTCCTTTATGCAGCGAAAAGATCAAACAGCAGTAGTGCAGAAGCGGTTTCCGGAAATGCTTGCATTGGAAATGGAAGCAGCTGCGATTGCGCAAGTGTGCTATCAGTATAAAACACCGTTTGTCATTATTCGCGCATTATCTGATATTGCCGGAAAAGAATCATCAGTTTCCTTTGATGTTTTTTTGGAAAAAGCAGCAAAAAATGCAGCAGATGTGATTATAAAAATGGTTCAAAAATTATAA
- the udk gene encoding uridine kinase produces the protein MTKNKPIVIGVAGGSGSGKTSVTRSIYDRFKETSILVIEQDAYYKDQSDLPFEERLQTNYDHPLAFDNNLLVEHLKQLIAYQPIEKPVYDYKVHNRSNETIHVDPKEVIIVEGILILEDADLVDLMDIKVFVDTDADLRIIRRLLRDIKERGRTLESVIDQYIQVVRPAHMQFIEPSKRYADLIIPEGGENHVAVDVMASKIENILAKNAIR, from the coding sequence ATGACAAAAAATAAACCCATTGTAATTGGTGTTGCAGGGGGGAGTGGCAGTGGAAAAACTTCCGTAACCAGGTCCATTTATGACCGTTTTAAAGAGACATCGATTTTAGTGATAGAACAGGATGCCTATTACAAGGATCAATCGGACCTTCCTTTCGAGGAAAGATTGCAAACAAATTATGACCATCCATTAGCATTTGATAACAACTTATTAGTAGAGCATCTGAAACAGTTGATTGCCTATCAACCGATTGAAAAACCCGTTTATGATTATAAGGTCCACAACCGCTCTAATGAAACCATTCATGTTGACCCGAAAGAAGTCATTATCGTGGAAGGAATTTTAATTTTAGAGGATGCCGATTTGGTGGATTTAATGGATATCAAGGTGTTTGTTGACACAGATGCTGATTTAAGAATTATACGGCGCCTGTTAAGAGATATTAAAGAGCGTGGCAGAACGTTGGAATCGGTGATTGACCAATATATCCAAGTGGTTCGGCCTGCACACATGCAATTCATTGAACCGTCCAAACGTTATGCTGATTTAATTATTCCTGAAGGCGGAGAAAATCATGTTGCCGTAGATGTTATGGCATCTAAAATAGAAAATATTTTAGCGAAGAATGCCATTAGATAA
- a CDS encoding YrrS family protein, which produces MSQTRSNKFEKRRKNTHAITILSIVGGLVIVVLLATWVFGGGDDTAEEGTESDASENTSEDANGEGGGEDDNGFLITDPDSDDENKNEDENDNGSENEDANKKEDNEDENEGENEDKDENENDNENEDASDEDENEEENGYDDRESTEPSDDDAEEAYTGDWDPVGTEQEGEHNTDFNDGSSDRVEIKRAVSMVTGLSEDGMVEHWVGNNGPDKVIATVSDSSNSENYRVFLDWVDGEGWQPTQVEELN; this is translated from the coding sequence GTGAGTCAGACAAGATCAAACAAATTTGAAAAAAGAAGAAAGAATACACATGCTATTACGATTCTATCTATTGTTGGGGGGTTAGTGATAGTTGTCTTGCTTGCAACATGGGTATTTGGCGGCGGAGATGATACAGCCGAAGAAGGAACCGAATCGGATGCATCCGAAAATACGTCAGAAGATGCGAATGGTGAAGGCGGCGGGGAAGATGATAATGGTTTTCTAATAACAGATCCAGATTCCGATGATGAGAACAAAAATGAAGATGAAAATGATAACGGATCTGAAAACGAAGACGCCAATAAAAAAGAAGATAATGAAGATGAAAACGAGGGTGAAAACGAAGATAAAGATGAAAATGAAAATGATAACGAGAATGAAGATGCTTCCGATGAAGATGAAAATGAAGAAGAAAATGGGTATGATGATAGAGAATCAACAGAGCCATCGGATGATGATGCAGAAGAAGCCTATACTGGTGACTGGGATCCAGTAGGTACAGAACAAGAAGGCGAGCATAATACAGATTTTAACGATGGATCTTCGGACCGTGTTGAAATTAAGAGAGCCGTCTCCATGGTCACTGGTTTAAGTGAAGATGGTATGGTAGAGCACTGGGTTGGGAATAATGGGCCTGACAAAGTAATTGCTACGGTTTCTGATTCAAGCAACTCAGAGAATTATCGTGTGTTTCTGGATTGGGTAGACGGTGAAGGCTGGCAGCCGACGCAAGTAGAAGAATTGAATTAA
- the greA gene encoding transcription elongation factor GreA gives MAAEKSFYMTEEGKAKLEDELHYLKTDRRQEVVERIKVARDFGDLSENSEYDAAKDEQAFVEQRITQVENMIRNAEIIENDNANPDVVALGKTITFVELPDGDEETYTIVGSAEADPFEGKISNDSPMAKSLLGHEIGKDVTVTTPAGEIEVRITNVE, from the coding sequence ATGGCTGCAGAAAAAAGCTTTTATATGACAGAAGAGGGGAAAGCTAAGTTAGAGGACGAACTGCATTATTTAAAAACTGACCGTCGTCAAGAGGTCGTTGAAAGAATAAAGGTAGCTCGTGATTTCGGAGATCTATCCGAGAATTCCGAATATGATGCCGCAAAAGATGAGCAGGCATTTGTGGAACAGCGTATTACACAAGTGGAGAACATGATTCGTAATGCTGAAATTATTGAGAATGATAATGCCAATCCTGACGTTGTTGCGCTTGGAAAAACAATTACTTTTGTAGAATTACCTGATGGTGATGAAGAAACGTATACCATTGTAGGCAGCGCGGAAGCTGATCCATTTGAAGGGAAAATATCCAATGATTCTCCTATGGCGAAAAGTTTATTAGGACATGAAATTGGAAAAGATGTTACAGTAACAACACCAGCTGGTGAAATTGAAGTTCGAATAACAAATGTAGAATAA
- a CDS encoding O-methyltransferase — MGEMNKEIKKYLESLLPASSASVAMLENDAEANHVPIIDRSSMHMINLILKIKQPEKILEIGTAIGYSALRMLEGAEHADIITIEKDDTRYHEAISNIQAWQRDHQIQVIAGDAAEVMQELAESKKQFDVIFMDAAKGQYQTYFDLADKMLTSGGILITDNVLFRGMVYSAEEAPKKYKTLVRKLKAYNEMLMNHPDYHTSIIPMDDGVSISYKR; from the coding sequence ATTGGTGAGATGAATAAAGAAATCAAAAAGTACCTGGAATCTCTATTACCGGCGTCTTCTGCATCTGTTGCAATGCTGGAAAATGATGCAGAAGCTAATCATGTGCCAATCATAGACAGAAGCAGTATGCATATGATTAATCTTATTTTAAAGATAAAACAACCGGAAAAGATTCTGGAAATAGGTACAGCTATTGGTTATTCTGCCTTGCGTATGCTGGAAGGAGCAGAACATGCTGATATCATTACCATTGAAAAAGATGATACACGCTATCATGAAGCAATCAGCAATATTCAAGCCTGGCAACGTGATCATCAGATTCAAGTTATCGCAGGTGATGCAGCGGAAGTAATGCAGGAGTTAGCTGAAAGTAAAAAGCAGTTTGATGTTATTTTTATGGATGCTGCAAAAGGGCAATATCAAACTTATTTTGATTTAGCCGATAAAATGCTCACTTCCGGCGGTATATTAATTACGGATAATGTATTATTCCGAGGAATGGTCTATTCCGCTGAAGAGGCGCCTAAAAAATATAAAACATTGGTACGGAAATTAAAAGCGTACAATGAAATGCTAATGAATCATCCCGATTATCATACATCTATTATCCCGATGGATGATGGTGTTTCTATTAGCTATAAAAGATGA